From Phragmites australis chromosome 5, lpPhrAust1.1, whole genome shotgun sequence, a single genomic window includes:
- the LOC133920009 gene encoding probable protein phosphatase 2C 27, translating to MCVEGLEDAGGRLGFRDQEIDRPEDFAMERICENTVSVDFKHTKLSNFVPCIRSGDWSDIGGRDYMEDTHVCISDLAKNFGNNSVDDEVISFYGVFDGHGGKDAAHYVRDNLPRVIVEDADFPLELEKVVKRSFVQTDSKFAETCSHHKALSSGTTALTAMIFGRSLLVANAGDCRAVLSRRGTAIEMSKDHRTCCINERKRVESLGGYVDDGYLNGQLAVTRALGDWHLEGMKEMGKPGGPLSAEPELKMITLTKDDEFLIIGSDGIWDFFSNQNVVDFARRKLQDHNDLRLCCREIVDEAIRRGATDNLTAVMVSFHQEAPPQIRVNRTGRVARSISAEGLHNLRLLLEGQ from the exons ATGTGCGTGGAGGGACTGGAGGACGCAGGAGGAAGGCTCGGTTTCAGAGACCAGGAGATCGACAGACCGGAGGATTTCGCG ATGGAGAGAATCTGTGAGAACACAGTATCTGTTGATTTCAAGCATACTAAGTTGAGCAACTTTGTCCCATGTATCCGATCAGGGGATTGGTCTGATATTGGAGGTCGTGATTACATGGAAGATACCCATGTGTGCATCTCTGATCTGGCAAAGAATTTTGGCAATAACTCTGTGGATGATGAAGTAATTTCTTTCTATGGG GTCTTTGATGGACATGGTGGTAAAGATGCCGCCCATTATGTTCGTGATAACTTGCCACGAGTCATCGTTGAAGATGCTGATTTTCCTCTTGAGCTTGAGAAGGTAGTCAAGAGGTCATTTGTGCAAACTGATAGTAAGTTTGCAGAGACATGCTCTCATCACAAGGCACTTTCTTCCGGAACTACTGCCCTTACGGCAATGATTTTTGGAAG GTCCCTTCTGGTCGCTAATGCTGGTGACTGCCGAGCCGTCCTTTCGCGGCGTGGCACCGCCATTGAAATGTCCAAGGACCACAGGACTTGCTGCATCAATGAAAGGAAGCGTGTAGAATCACTTGGTGGCTATGTCGATGATGGTTATTTGAATGGCCAGTTGGCAGTCACTAGAGCACTTGGTGACTGGCATCTCGAGGGCATGAAAGAGATGGGCAAGCCAGGAGGTCCCTTGAGCGCTGAACCAGAACTTAAGATGATCACGTTGACCAAGGATGATGAGTTCTTGATAATAGGCAGTGATGGCATCTGGGACTTCTTCTCAAACCAAAATGTTGTGGACTTTGCACGAAGGAAGCTCCAAGACCACAATGACTTGAGATTGTGTTGCCGGGAGATCGTCGACGAGGCAATAAGGCGAGGTGCCACAGATAACCTAACAGCGGTGATGGTCTCTTTCCACCAGGAGGCCCCTCCCCAGATCAGAGTGAACAGAACAGGTAGGGTTGCACGGAGCATATCAGCTGAAGGGCTTCACAACCTAAGACTGCTCCTGGAAGGCCAGTGA